In Desulfobacter hydrogenophilus, the genomic stretch AAGCCGGATCATACCAGACATTCGCCCTAAATCTAAATGATTGTGGAAAGGTGCCGGGTCCGATATTTATAAAATCTTTCATTTTTTCATTTACAACAATAATATTTTTCATAAAAAGGCTATTGCCGCACGGCTTAAACCTGGGATCCATATCTTCTTGGAGAATTCTCAAAACCCAACCTGTGGGATACAATATGGCATTGTGGTGAACATAGCCTTGCTGGGATGTAACAAAGGCGATCGCTGTCCCTCCGATGAAAATGTTCCCGGCGACCTCTATTTTTTTTGCTTCATAATCGGTTACCCCGGGCCTGAACCATTTAAACCCTGTACTCCCCCCAAGATTGATGCCCCGTCGGCCTGGGTGATAAAAATAGCATTTTTCAACCAGAATATTATGGGAACCCCCTTTTATTTGAACCCCGTTCGCCTGGGAAAAGCCTCTCTTGCCCTGGAATAAACACTGGGAAATTTTCCCATTGGCACATCCGACACAATCAATACCGCTGCCTCCCCAGCCGGATATTTTGTTTTGTTTGATGACAAAAGAATTTACCCCACTCATCTTAATGGCATCAAAGTTACCAACAGGACCGATATCTTCTACGATGATTCCTTTCAAAACAATGCCCACAGATGGCGGTGGATTACCCTTGCCGGTATTGCCGTCATGCACATGAATTCCATTGTTCCCGGCCCGTCGAACGATGACGTCAGCGAGGCAAATATAATTGCATTGGCTGAAATTCAATGCGGTCTTACCGCCGATAAAAATCGGCGGATTGCTGGAATCTTTACCTTTTATGGTAACAGGTAAACCTTTTTTGCCGTTTAATCCATGAATGAGAATTCCGCCTTTATATGTTCCGGGCTCTATTTCCAGGGTGTCTCCTGGTTTTAAGAGTGATAACACCTCACGAATTTTATATCCGGTTTCC encodes the following:
- a CDS encoding right-handed parallel beta-helix repeat-containing protein; the encoded protein is MMNFLKTLRLLLFLILFFHVLNQPVYARVYEAETGYKIREVLSLLKPGDTLEIEPGTYKGGILIHGLNGKKGLPVTIKGKDSSNPPIFIGGKTALNFSQCNYICLADVIVRRAGNNGIHVHDGNTGKGNPPPSVGIVLKGIIVEDIGPVGNFDAIKMSGVNSFVIKQNKISGWGGSGIDCVGCANGKISQCLFQGKRGFSQANGVQIKGGSHNILVEKCYFYHPGRRGINLGGSTGFKWFRPGVTDYEAKKIEVAGNIFIGGTAIAFVTSQQGYVHHNAILYPTGWVLRILQEDMDPRFKPCGNSLFMKNIIVVNEKMKDFINIGPGTFPQSFRFRANVWYDPALGRIPRLPFMENAPVYQVNPGVKFEKGKVFFLGNDPRLAGKGPNWYKHKK